GCACGTCGGTGGCGTCTGCAGTGCGGTGCCCGCCCTTGACAACCACGGCGCGCGCGCCACAGGCCAGAATACGCTCCGCAGCCCGCTTCATGTCCTCCAGGGTCTGGATCCGCATCTCCGCAAGAACCTCGGCCTCCGGGATGTTCGGCGTGACCACTTCGGCCAGGGGCAAGAGTTCCTCCATAAGCGCCTGACGCGCCTCGCGCTGCAGCAGAGGCTCGCCCCGCTTGGCCATCATCACCGGGTCGACCACGAGGTTGCGCAGCTGGTAGCGGCGCAACTCCGCAGCCACGGCACAGACAATCTCCGCATTGGCCAGCATCCCCGTCTTCACCGCATCGACACCGATGTCCTCCAGCACGCAACGGAGCTGTTTGGCCACGAAATCTGCAGGGAGGTCGAAAATGCCGTGCACCCCCATGGTATTCTGCGCCGTCACTGCGGTAATGACCGACATCCCGTAGACTTTGAAAGCACAGAAGGTCTTGAGGTCGGCCTGAATACCTGCCCCTCCTCCGGAGTCGGAACCAGCGATGGTGAGTGCACGCACCATGACTTCCTCGCAGTTACGGCAGC
Above is a genomic segment from Calditrichota bacterium containing:
- the thiD gene encoding bifunctional hydroxymethylpyrimidine kinase/phosphomethylpyrimidine kinase, with translation MVRALTIAGSDSGGGAGIQADLKTFCAFKVYGMSVITAVTAQNTMGVHGIFDLPADFVAKQLRCVLEDIGVDAVKTGMLANAEIVCAVAAELRRYQLRNLVVDPVMMAKRGEPLLQREARQALMEELLPLAEVVTPNIPEAEVLAEMRIQTLEDMKRAAERILACGARAVVVKGGHRTADATDVLFDGHTMLELQGQRLANPHTHGSGCTFSAAIAAGLAKGQPLAEAVRGAKAFVTKAIAHAQQLGKGIAGLNHLVEP